The proteins below are encoded in one region of Brassica napus cultivar Da-Ae chromosome A6, Da-Ae, whole genome shotgun sequence:
- the LOC106436794 gene encoding galactan beta-1,4-galactosyltransferase GALS2, translated as MAKEKDQNTKDNKNLLICFLWNFSAELKLILMALLVLCTLATLLPFIPSSFSISASELRFCISRIAAPDAVNSTSLAVVTDPGLENGVIKRPLKDKANGDTKRLFSGNTVVDNGDVKPKSVLNNGVTKRSFTGYGWAAYNFVLMSAYRGGVNSFAVIGLSSKPLHVYAHPSYRCEWVPLNQSENRVLTDGSRILTDWGYGRVYTTVVVNCTFPATVNSKNSGGTLLLHATTGDADRNVTDSIPVLTESPNAVDFDLYDTNRRREKYDYLYCGSSLYGNLSPQRVREWIAYHARFFGEKSHFVLHDAGGVQEEVLEVLRPWIELGRVTLHDIRDQERFDGYYHNQFMVVNDCLHRYRFDAKWIFFFDVDEFIGIPPNNTISSVMETLEEYSQFTIEQMPMSSQLCFSGDGAARTYRKWGFEKLAYRDVKKVPRRDRKYAVQPRHVFATGVHMSQNVQGKTYHGTGSLIRYFHYHGSISQRREPCRHLFNGTRIMFDNNPYVLDTTMRDVGLAVKTFEIRTIGDRLIRTRQ; from the exons ATGGCGAAAGAGAAAGACCAAAACACTAAGGATAATAAAAACCTTCTAATTTGTTTCTTATGGAACTTCTCCGCCGAGCTCAAGCTCATTTTAATGGCGTTACTCGTTCTCTGCACTTTAGCTACTCTTCTTCCTTTCATACCTTCTTCCTTCTCCATCTCCGCTTCCGAACTCAGATTCTGCATCTCACGCATCGCCGCTCCAGACGCCGTTAATTCCACTTCACTCGCCGTCGTAACCGACCCGGGATTAGAAAACGGCGTCATTAAACGGCCGTTAAAAGATAAGGCTAACGGTGATACAAAACGGCTGTTTTCTGGCAACACGGTAGTGGATAACGGCGATGTTAAACCGAAGTCGGTGTTAAATAACGGCGTTACCAAACGGTCGTTTACTGGTTACGGCTGGGCGGCTTACAACTTCGTGTTAATGAGCGCGTACAGAGGCGGCGTCAACAGTTTCGCCGTTATCGGCTTATCGTCGAAGCCACTTCACGTCTACGCGCATCCGTCTTACCGTTGCGAGTGGGTCCCACTTAACCAATCTGAGAACCGGGTGTTAACCGACGGCAGTAGAATCTTAACCGATTGGGGATACGGTCGAGTTTACACAACCGTCGTCGTGAACTGCACTTTCCCGGCGACCGTAAACTCTAAAAACTCCGGCGGGACTCTTCTCCTGCACGCCACCACCGGAGACGCAGATCGGAACGTCACCGATTCGATTCCGGTCCTCACAGAATCCCCAAACGCCGTCGATTTCGATCTCTACGACACCAACCGCCGCCGCGAAAAATACGATTACCTCTACTGCGGCTCGTCTCTCTACGGGAACCTAAGCCCGCAGCGAGTGAGGGAATGGATCGCTTACCACGCGAGATTCTTCGGAGAGAAATCTCATTTCGTTCTTCACGACGCCGGAGGGGTTCAAGAGGAAGTGCTTGAGGTTTTACGGCCATGGATTGAGCTAGGGAGAGTGACGTTGCACGATATCAGAGATCAAGAACGGTTCGATGGATACTATCACAATCAGTTCATGGTGGTGAATGATTGTTTGCACAGATACAGATTCGATGCCAAGtggatcttcttcttcgatgTCGATGAGTTTATCGGTATCCCGCCGAATAATACAATCTCGTCGGTGATGGAAACTCTAGAGGAATATTCTCAGTTCACTATTGAACAGATGCCTATGAGTAGTCAGCTATGTTTCTCCGGCGACGGTGCGGCGAGAACTTACAG GAAATGGGGATTTGAGAAACTGGcgtacagagatgtgaagaaaGTCCCACGACGGGATAGGAAATACGCGGTTCAACCGCGTCACGTGTTTGCGACGGGAGTTCACATGTCGCAGAATGTACAAGGGAAGACATACCACGGAACTGGAAGTTTAATCCGCTATTTTCACTACCACGGTTCAATCTCGCAGCGTCGTGAACCTTGCCGTCATCTTTTTAACGGGACACGCATCATGTTTGATAACAATCCTTACGTTCTTGATACCACGATGCGTGATGTTGGCCTTGCAGTTAAGACGTTTGAGATCAGGACGATTGGAGATCGGCTGATTAGGACACggcaatga